The Salmo salar chromosome ssa04, Ssal_v3.1, whole genome shotgun sequence genomic sequence aataataatataggtgtagagtataataataataatataggtgtagagtataataataataataatataggtgtagagtataataataataatataggtgtagagtataataataataataatataggtgtagagtataataataataatataggtgtagagtataataataataataataataataataatataggtgtagagtataataataataataatataggtgtagagtataataataataatataggtgtagagtataataattataattataataataatattgtaggtgtagagtataataataataatattacaggtgtagagtataataataataataataatgataatatagGTGtagagtataataataataataatataggtgtagagtataataataataatataggtgtagagtataataataataattataataataatattgtaggtgtagagtataataataataatattacaggtgtagagtataataataataataataataataatgataatatagGTGtagagtataataataataatgataatatagGTGtagagtataataataataatgataatatagGTGTAGAGTATGAGAAGAGACAAAGGAGAGAGAACGTGACTGACTATGAAACCACACTGGGGATCGTAGGCGTAGGAGCCACAGACGTAGATCCTTCCATCCTTCAGAACCTCCAGCAGACAGATGTAGTTATAACAGTCATCctgtagagggagacaaagaGCCATGTCTCAAACAGTATTCTATTctcccctataggccctggtcaaaagtggtgcactgaaTAGGGAGTATTTGAGATTAGCAGAGGGGGAAAACGTAAGCCTGTTTGTATCTCGTAAATACATCTTTACGATCTATGCGGAAACAGTTCAAGTGCCCTGGGATAAGGAATATTTGGGGGATTTTCAAGTCCCTGATTGCCTTTTAGTTTAAGCTAGGCTGAAGCTCGCTTGGCAACTCCTTCGTAGCACAGGGCCATAACAGAGCAGGATAAAGTTGCCTCTAGACCCAGATCTCAGGTCAGTTTACATTCCTCACCATAATGGCTACGGTTAGGATTTGGGGTAGATAACATGATCCTAGATCAGGAGAACCTAGCTCTACACAGATCAATAAAATATGGTTAGAATCAGTAGTATAATGCAGGGTTTCTCAACTCAGGTGCCAGGAACTCAATGTAAACAGGCCAAGGTTGGTTTTCATATTACTCCCATTGAATAAACGGTAGCGATAACAATAACTCTAACTCCCTGACTATTTAAGGTAGCGTCATGCCTGTTTATCAGTCTTTGAATGACGACCAGATACAAAGTGAAAAGTCATCTGAAAGCCAAACATACAGGATGTGATGTGTTGTTGACAGGAAGCTGAAGAGTCAGTAAAGCAGTCGTTATGGTAACATCATATGTCTAAAGGCaaagtgttatatatatatatatcttttttaactaggcaagtcagtttagaagaaattcttattttcaatgacagcctagtgggttaattgccttgttcaggggcagaacaacagatttgtaccctgtcagcttggggatttgatcttgcaaccattCGGtttctagtccaacactctaaccactaggctacgctgccgccccgggACACCTTTAACCATATACATACACTACAGAGCAGCGGAGGacggtgggaggagctataggaggacaggctcattgtaatggctggaatggaattaatgggtggtatcaaacaaatcaaacatatggaaatcacatgtttgactccgttccatctactccattccagccattacaatgagcctgtcctcctatagctcctcccaccagcctccactgccacAGAGACACCTCTTACTACACACAGTTTTCTTGCCACTTCAAACACAGATCAAGAGCACCCCACGTTGCTCACCTCTCTCTTGCCTTTACCCATACAGGACTTCCTCTCCTTTTCTGTTGCCTCCCACTTAATctgcagagacagagacggaagtcaaagagagaacacacagacgcATACAGTTACATCACACAGTTAAACATCAGGTTAAGCCCAGTACTGGACTAAAAAGCAGTGTCAGTGGAGAATCTCTATTGAGAAAGTTGTCCAGGACTAGGTTTAACCTATGTCTGGCATAGTGTGTTTGTCCCAGGTAAGACGTAGGTTTTTCTATGGTTTTGTGTTCATGAATACTCCCATCATGAAAACACCGAAACAAATACACACTCGTTTCACTGCCAGTTGGCTAAGATCAAGAGTGGAAATATGCACAGATAAGcgtgcacacacagacagtcaagtGAAGAAGTctcccccctcccatctctctgtccccccctcttatctccctctctctctcccccccttatctctgtctctccctccatttctGTCTCACTGATGGGTGTTTCCAGGTGAGGTTGGAGGTGTGCAGGGCCAGGATGGAGCCTCTGGCTCCCAGGTAGAGTGTCTCAGAGCTGGGGTCTTGCAGGAGGACGCTGGCGTTGGACACCCCCAGAACTGCACCTACCCCTGAGGAGAACAGGACATAACATTAGGGATGTGCCCCAAATGGCTATTtcctacagtgcactactttggaccagggctcCGTAATATATAGACTCCCCTCCTCTGCCCCATTTATTTGCCTTTGACCTTTGAGTGAATGTGTGAAGGATGAGACTGACTTACAGGGACTTTTACGGAACCATTTCTAAGCATCAGTAATTGTGTCACTTCCTCTACTGAGAAACATTCTTGTGGTCGGTAGGCTGCTACCCACAGCTGGGGTGCAATAATTTGTCCACACAACGAAAAAatggtttctattggacaaattcagttagGTCACTCCCCATTTcattccgtttaagaaatgttttgcaacagaatcagcGTAATAAATAAACCCCTACTCACCAGTCACTCAAAGTTGATTTAGGTAGACAATTTTGGGGCTAAACTCTCCTTTGCGTTTGCTATTTAGTCCGTGACATAGGCTTAATATGTGTCCGGTAAACTGCTCCTTGTTGCATTTgtgtgttaacacacacacacacaccacaaagagTGGGGCATCTCAAACCTCCACATTCTCTGTATTACAATCTAAGACCTATAGCCTATAGCCTAGGCCTATCTATCCATGAAAGCAGGCAAAATTAGGATAACACTGTAACCCCAGTCTATACTCACTCTGCTATATTCCGGGTACTTTGTGAAAACAGCAGTGAAATGACACACCTGTCTTCAGTCATTTTAAAAGTGTTGTTTAATGGGCATTTCTCCACCATGCCTCCGTCCTTTCCATCTGGTTAAATGTTGGATTAAGTAATTAACCACCTCCATTCCCAGATGAATAAATTAGCCTACCAAAACCACACTGGGTGCAGATAATAGACTTCTTACAAATGTACTTGTTTGCTAGGCAACATCATTTGCATTGCTATGACTAATTAGATTGTAGCCTACCTCACGTTACCGTATCCATTAGGAATTGCGATACATTTTAAAATTGCGATACATTTTGTATGTAGAGAGAGACCGTTTGTCCAACTGTACCGTACTCACCTCCGTGAACATTGGGAATTGCTGTTTGACAACGAGTTGAACCAGTTGTGAGCCACAAGATCACGGCCATATAACAGGTGGTCGACATGTTGAGAAGTGACATCAGGAAGAATGTCCGTTGATGACCGAGCGTCAGTTACTCATCATTAAAAGTGCGCTCGGGGCGTTCTGTCAATACAGGATGCACAGGGGGGAACGAAACGCTTACAGAAACCAAGAAAACTAAAAAGTACGGTTCAAGTGTATCAAAATACGGCGTGTTTTTTTATTCTCACCTACCTATTCGGTGTCCGATTTGGTTCTATTTCTAACACGGTATAATAGGCTACTTCGCCTAAAGgtcaggtacagtacagtatgtaatAGAACTATTACAGTGTTAATCCAGGAAGCGTTCAAATCTCACTATATCAAACGTCAATACACGTCCACAACCACAGAGGAACCTGAAATATACAGTAGTAGGCCTATTAACGTTCACATATTCCCATGTAAACAGCATTgaactgaacagtagtctaattTATTGAGGGGCACAAtaaagatatatttttttaaacaatcaaTGCACAAAACAAATAGTGGAAGGAGAGTTACTGGATACACACCCATTATTGTTTTATTGAATCACATCAGTAAAACAAAGTCAATTAGGAAAAGGATGTGAGACTGAGCGGAAGTCATTTGTTTCtgttggggagaggaggaggctaACACTGTTTGTAATATTTACATCGACCACTGGCAGACTTCTGGAAGATCTCTGTcgctcttttctccctctctcatgttCATTACACTGGTGTGCAATGTTGATATTCATAACAGGTTATAGAAAAGTTATTACATCAGAAGAAAAAACTATGATTCTGTATGTGAAAACAAGTTCAATAAATAAAGTAAGTATACAATAACATTGTGAAATGAGTGAATGTGTGGATTGGTCTCAATATATCCCTATGGGCGCTGATCAGTAGTAGTGCACCTTAAagggcaatagggtgccatttcagacgcagcaGAGTATCCTAAATGAACCCCATGTTTTCATAGATGACCTCTGGTGACTGGCGTCCAGCAGTGGGCCTCCTGGTGGCCAAGGTCCTGGTAATGGTCaacgatgatgatgaggaggaagaggaggccattgaggaagagggggatgatgatgaagatgaggatGGTGATGAAGAGCCTGGCTTGCAGACCCGGCTGTAAAGGTGGGCGAACGGGTCAGTGTTGGGGCCCTTGGCTGAGGTCCCCACACAAGGCTCACTATAGATGGGCTCCTCTTTGCCAGGTTCCTGCCCCCGCTGGTCCTGGTTCTGTTGTTGAGTCTTGTCAGGTAGACGACTCGCACGGTCGTACACCTCGGAGTAGACCGGCTCTGGCTTGTTGCCGTGGTGACAAGAGCAGGAAGAGGAAGTGGGCGGTGGTGGTGTAGATCTTGGGGGTATGAGTGAGAGAATGTCTGCTGGGTCGGCGTACACTGGTTCCGTTCGGTTGCCATGGTGATTGCGGGggtatagagggatagagggggtgaGGGTGGAGGCTGTTGGGGGCGTCAGATAGGAGTTGAGGCCAGGGGCTTTGGGTTTAATGCTGTCTGCTGGCTCAGAGTACAGACACTCCTCAGAGCCAATAAAATTAGGCGGCTGTgagtacacacactgctctgagcCAATAGCATTTGAAAATACTGGCTTAAAACTGTAGCTCCCCTCCAAAATGGCTGCGCTATCTGGTAGTTTGGGCAGTGGTGAACGAGCACGAGGCATATTACGGCTACAGTTAGCAACCACAGTGTCGCCCTCAAATTCGTCCCCGGCGACGGCCTTCTGTTCCCGTATGGCGGTCTCGATGAGGCTGAAGATGTCGTCAGCTTGGCACGTCTCAAAGGTGAAGGTTCCGGGTCCAGAGTCACAGCGCCGGCCCGCCTCGATGGagaatgtcaactgtgggagaaCCAAGAGGACACAATGATTTGTGAAAATTCCCACAGGTGTTCACTGGAAAATTGCATCATTTAATGTGGGCACCATACGTATTATAACCTGCAACCTTCTTGAATGGACACTGATGACCCTACAATGATCCTTAGACATCCTGTTTTGGACCCACACTGCCCTAAAAAGGCAAAACACAGTAAATTTGATCTGTTGTAATGACCAGGTATATTATCTGATTAATGTGGGATTTTGTTTCCAGACACAAAACAAGCCAGTTGATCAGAACATATCATGAAGTACCAGAAATTGCTGTCTGTCTAGACAGAAAAATATTTTGAAGTCAGAATTTGCAGTAAAAGAAATTACGTAGTTACTGCGTTTTGCCTTTGTAGCGCAGCATAGTACCGTACTGTGATGGCCTTGAAATTAGACACTAGAGAGTAGCATTAGATTAAAACTAATAACAGATTAGGAATCTAATTCTATGGCTCAATGAGATTCTAAATTCCATGGTTCTACTGACCTTGTCTCTGCCATAGCGTCTTATCAGCCGATAGGGCCAGTCCTGCAAACTCTTCCTGGTCTCCGCCTCCTTAAGGACCAGCCCCTCCTGGGCCACTTGCAGCCAATAGTACTCCCCCTGGAGGCCGCAGCGCATTGCTACATGTGTCTGCTTCACACCCACCCTGAACTCACTcactgaggggagagaggagggagagtgggggTCATGACCGAAGCACTATGGATGGTGTTCATTTCTATTTTTAGTTTTCTATTTTGTGTATATCTTTCCTTTATTCGTAGTAATATCTTTGAAAAGAAGAACCTGTTCCAAGACAGCAGTAATCATACGCCCATTAGACATAAACAGACAGAAGAATGGTTGTTCATTATAGTTTGTGTGGCCACTAGGATATCTGATGTGCTTCTCACCTTCCTCCCTGGAGACGTAGATCTGGTTGTCCTCCATCTGAATCTGGGGCTGCTGACCAGTGGAGCCTCCCTGGGAGAGAAGACATGTATTTAGATTAGACCGTGAGAACTGTCCTCACAGatacctacactcttagaaaaaaaggtgctatctagaaccttaaaagggttcttcggctgtccccataggagaaccccttttggcttccatgtagaaccctttctacagaggtTTATACAGGgaagattatttttattttggaactttttttcccgtttctgttttaaaacagataaaaaaatacaaacttGGTAAAGTCGTGTGGTTCTCTAGAAGGGGTCAGCAGAAGAACCCTTTTACAACCTATTTTCTAAGAGTGTGCACATCCTCTATATAATAACTGTTTGGTGAGGAAAAGAGTTTAATGATAGAGAGACCAGTGAACAATGGCGTTTGCTGTTAGCCTTGTACCAATACCGAGACAATTTCCTATCAGCGTTGTtgaactagggctgggcgatatatcgatataaaaaatatatcgatatattttaaatgtgatatgaaattagaccatttcgcatatatcgatatagttcaaatttgcgctttgatccttgctccaagcaagctgcagacccggagctctctacgctgctccccgcgcctcctctttcatgcacagagggggaggggcaggaacagacacttcaacaaacatggaggaagcaacagcgtctgcggagcgttttgatgaggaattggttagtaaaagaaaaagcattggctcagtaatttggagatggttcggattcaaagtatcagatgagcaacaaaatcacgtaatatgtaggcagtgccataaaaaagttacagccaggggtggaagcactacaaatctttttcaccacctaaaacagtggcacaaactgcaatacgaagagtgtgtgaaactgcgcgctgcagaagccccagccgcaagccgtcgacaacccgaaaaagctccagccccgaaacaaagctcactgcaaacttcattttcccgcagtgtGCCTTATGAAAATAAAATTGGCAAGTGGTGTCCTATCACATTGCTAAGGATATGGTCCCTGTTGCAACTGTGGAACAAGTCGGATTCAAAAAGCTACTGAAAACTATGGACCCGAGATATGAGCTTCCCAGTCGCAACTACTTTGCACGAGAAGCACTGCCACACATGTACACTGAAGTCAGgcaccttatggagctttgatttcaaaaaaggtacTCCTGTTGATatacagtgtttatgtttacatgttattgttatttgaacagctgagcatttaatctgaaccaggtgaagcgccctgtttattatttattcatttgaattttcaactgttcactgaaatagccggtttcaataaaactacttgagacatgtcatatctggctttgactttgactgaacatttgctctcactttgcgGAAAAAATATCgggatatatatcttatatcgatattcagcctaaatatatcGGGATATGACTTTTGGTCCATATCGCTCAGCCCTATGTTGAACGCTAATAAAGTCTGATTCTACTTCTATCTGTAACTGAAGCTGCTCTTCTCACCTGGAAGGCGATGTCACACATCCTCTCCACCCACTCCAAGCAGTCGTCCTTGTCCGCCGCGAAGACGTACCTCCTGCCGTCTGTCTCCACACAGAAGGCGGCCATGTTGTCTTTGGGGCAGGCCTCAGCGTGTGGGGGCAGCCTCAGGACCCTGATCACCTACATTTTACTccattagcagacactcttatccagagactgtAAACAATGTGACTTGGTgcgtctctgcttggcactcagcattaaggagatagattggggGTAAGGCTTGTGCAAGCTCAAACAGCTCATAGGAGCAGgggcctatctcctgtttctgtagcatgagccAGTTTGATGTACAAGTACGTCCTTTAGACAGGACGCGAGTCTATCGGAGGGCCTTAGGCTTATCCATATCCAGAGCCAATCATAGTTGAATGCACTAAGTtaggtaagacaaccacatactgtatcaccGTCAGTGCCAGTAAAAAAACAAATCCTCAATAAAGCAGCTATAAGCAAAGTCAGTGTTAGTAAGAAAGACAAGTACAGCAGTAAGGTTTACCTCTGACAGGCGGATCACCCTCTTCTCCTTAACTTTGTCCTGGTGCTTCCAGACCCCAGAGGGACCGGCCCgctctcctccccccacctccAGGCGCTCTAGCCTGGCTACACCACAGCGGCTGGAGGGGTAGAGAGCCAGCCAATGCTGCTTCCACTtctggagggagggaagaaaggggatgagggcagagagggaagacagaaataatggggagaaaaagagaaaggcCAAGAGAAGGGGAGGAAAATTTGTGGGTGAGAAAGAGAATTAAAAAAAAGTGAGTATCTAGTTTTCCCATTTCCCTGACAAAACATTAGTCATATGACAGACTCAGAATATCATCACCCCCCCCCCAGCACATCGGCCTATTATTAAATAAAGGTGCAGTGGTAGATGAGGTATGTGTGCTCAGGTACAGTACTGCCTTGGCCCCTCCCTCTGTTTTACGTGTGCCTGGCAGTGTTTCggtttacatcccaaatggcaccctgttccctacatagtgcactagttttgaccagagatCCTgtgagtcctggtcaaaagtagtgcactgaaaagggaatagggtgccatttgggacacattatGTTGGAACGTGCCATGAGGAAACTGGGAGCAGTACTGTGTCTGGGCACGCAAGTGAGGATCCGTTCTACCCTCATACCTTTACACACGCACCATTACCAATTTAGCCTGTCTCTGCAAGTAAGACTTCAACATGTAGGCTACAGTAAATGTCCTCGTATACTGCAATCATATACATTCAAATGTAAAATGGAATGGTATACGGATTAGATTGCTGTCATACACAGTACATGCAATAAACAAGGGGGTGGCAGTTTACATGATAACAGCAATAGCCAATATCAAAACACTCGAAATAACCAAAATAAAAACTTACATTACAAGACTGTTATAAAGCTGCTTTCAAATTCGAAATAAATACAATATGTTCCTATTGACTATTATTGTCATTCCACAAAAACAAGATAGATAAGGTACCAGGATGTGTACAATTAAGTGAGCTAAATAAAGTTACGTGCTTACCTTTTCTACATGTCGGTGTTGAAGGTAAACTTGTCCTGCTTTCACATGAGTGTCCATTATGTTCAAAGAGACTCTCGGAATACAAGTGAACTTTAACCACTAACTTGGATTTGACTTTGATATATGTTAGTTTACGGTATCATAATCCTACACTTGTGATTTTTGTACGGCAAAACTCTCCCCCTGACAAATGTAGGTGTGCTTTTCTTTCTTTCGTTACGTTAGCGGCAAATACTACTGTGAAATTATGACTGCGTCCACACCTTTCTCACGCCCCCAGGCTACTACGTCTGGTCCAGGGCGTTAATGCACGTCCCTCTTACTACCTGAATGTACAAAGACCAACCCTTGTGATATCATACAACGAATAATAGCCTACACAGAGAACCATACAGTGAATAAGACATGTATTGTGAAGAATGAAGGAAGTGAAACCTCCCATTCATGGTTGATTTTATTACGATATTTGTATTGTTAATTTTTCTTTCATTTATGACCATTGTTTTTAGAACGGCTACGAAGACTCAGATTATTTTGGAATGCTGTGACATCACCCTATTTATGATATCGCTGCGTAACTAAGGAATCgataaaaagtatattattttgaCTCCAACGTTCTATGGAACATAGACTATTATGGGTTTTCCAACACACATTTAACCACTGTCTCATGTAGCCTGTTTTAGTTTCGCTAGCGTTGACTCCGATTTATCCTTGACGAAGGACCATCTTAAATATCAGGGAACAAGAGCAATTTAATGCACTCTTTAAGGCAAATTCAGGTATGTCTAGCACGGGTGGCCATATTTGAGAATTTTCATAACATAAACACTAGGCTATTCAACTAGTAAGAATAGGTAATCAATGAGATTGTCTCATAATGCTTCCAGAGAATTAAGACTTTTCACTGATGCTCTTGGTTGGTTAAAGGTGAGGGTTCATCCAtctctccactcttctctcctccagtctcggGGCCCTCAGGCCAGAGTGGGGCAGCAAAGCACCTATGGGGCTGACTACAAGCCCCCCAGTGATCGGCACCTGAGGCTGTTCAGGCTCCATGCAGAGCCATCTTGCACCACACACCAGAAGGTACAActaactcgctctctctctcctctctctcacacacacaccaacacttttCAACTTGTATACTAACGCCATACACTCTAAAAggaaaaggttcctggagtatcctttagggattcttcaaattgaaactgtgggggaacccaagttctttgaagaactacccccccccccctattttttttaatgtattattaacAATCACcataacaataacacaatattttaattgtcagtgtttattatgattttagtggcaaagcagaattCACTCATCTCAATATGAGGTGAACTCCCAGCAGAACTCCAAGTCACATGGGTATATCTTCTGGCCTGTTGATGTTAAATTACTGTGTTAAAGTTCTCCCTATCCACAGCCAGAATTattttgcagtgcatggtgatcgaacaggtttcctgttatattcatcagaggtgtagggagggtgaagtctgtgaatccaaaaaaatagtaattatacagatgattaacaaaacatgcacacgacagtattcatacctaggtttttgtggtgaatgtgaatgaaaa encodes the following:
- the LOC106602211 gene encoding docking protein 1, coding for MDTHVKAGQVYLQHRHVEKKWKQHWLALYPSSRCGVARLERLEVGGGERAGPSGVWKHQDKVKEKRVIRLSEVIRVLRLPPHAEACPKDNMAAFCVETDGRRYVFAADKDDCLEWVERMCDIAFQGGSTGQQPQIQMEDNQIYVSREEVSEFRVGVKQTHVAMRCGLQGEYYWLQVAQEGLVLKEAETRKSLQDWPYRLIRRYGRDKLTFSIEAGRRCDSGPGTFTFETCQADDIFSLIETAIREQKAVAGDEFEGDTVVANCSRNMPRARSPLPKLPDSAAILEGSYSFKPVFSNAIGSEQCVYSQPPNFIGSEECLYSEPADSIKPKAPGLNSYLTPPTASTLTPSIPLYPRNHHGNRTEPVYADPADILSLIPPRSTPPPPTSSSCSCHHGNKPEPVYSEVYDRASRLPDKTQQQNQDQRGQEPGKEEPIYSEPCVGTSAKGPNTDPFAHLYSRVCKPGSSSPSSSSSSSPSSSMASSSSSSSSLTITRTLATRRPTAGRQSPEVIYENMGFI